The following are encoded in a window of Gossypium raimondii isolate GPD5lz chromosome 13, ASM2569854v1, whole genome shotgun sequence genomic DNA:
- the LOC105784493 gene encoding probable glutathione S-transferase, with protein sequence MAGAAEDLKVLGTKQSMFTQRVVWALKLKGVEYEFIEEDLVHKSSLLLALNPVHKKVPVLVHDGKPIAESKIILEYLDETWKERPLLPEDPRERANVRFWAAFIDDKLMEASKKAFVSTGDDRAKAMESTMEGLKLLEQELQGKKYFSGDEGIGYFDIVAGWIAYWLQFIEEIGGFKVMESTKFPCLDAWIKNFLQVPSVKQSLPSPDELRNVFGAIRMAMQNEII encoded by the exons atgGCAGGTGCTGCTGAAGATTTGAAGGTGTTGGGGACAAAGCAGAGCATGTTTACGCAAAGAGTTGTATGGGCACTGAAGTTGAAGGGCGTTGAATATGAGTTCATTGAAGAAGACCTTGTTCATAAGAGTTCATTGCTTCTGGCACTGAACCCAGTTCACAAAAAAGTTCCTGTACTCGTTCATGACGGAAAGCCCATCGCCGAATCCAAAATCATCCTCGAATACCTTGATGAAACATGGAAAGAAAGGCCTTTATTGCCGGAGGATCCTCGGGAGAGAGCAAATGTTCGTTTCTGGGCTGCGTTTATTGATGACAAG TTGATGGAAGCATCGAAGAAAGCATTTGTTTCGACCGGAGATGATAGAGCGAAGGCGATGGAGTCGACGATGGAGGGCTTAAAATTACTGGAACAAGAGCttcaaggaaaaaaatatttcagtGGAGACGAAGGGATTGGATATTTTGATATCGTAGCGGGATGGATTGCATATTGGTTGCagtttattgaagaaattgggggTTTCAAAGTAATGGAGTCAACCAAATTTCCTTGTTTGGATGCATGGATCAAAAACTTTCTGCAAGTTCCGAGCGTCAAGCAAAGCCTTCCCTCACCCGATGAATTGCGCAATGTCTTCGGCGCAATTCGAATGGCTAtgcaaaatgaaataatataa